The following coding sequences lie in one Desulfovibrio sp. TomC genomic window:
- a CDS encoding outer membrane homotrimeric porin: MAAHKKKGRSHASFPACRRLPCHRLPGRRVRRAGLCRNSRHVRRFSRPEHVFCNQNYTGWNASGTQTEDRLNIWQRLRLHADFIATENLSFRLGLWINNQTWGHGELTATNPTVAVQPNQAYLRFTLPQTHVTVTAGYQPLSLPHSAVFYDSVVLGTDSGNSNAAALVVNAPLVEDTLSITAGYARLVDTNRTYDTTTTQVADEFDLTFLTLPLRVSGLQLTPWGAVGVLGRAAALPSPLANSLLAAGASLTPTGFANNQNAAMWTGVALTAELPAQFKVYGDAVYGTVGFSDRSRCGRRGWFGDLGLEYAGFTAFAPQLLGWAGSGEDASLTNGSERLPSIVTQWGPRGSFLFSADQYLTQSSMTTTPQGSMGLVLNFDRISLLPRLTSVLAVSYAAGTSSPAGLCKAVAATGSPGAYVTMGQDLAQGERLVSVAAEHVYALTDAVNLIAETGWARGEGFRGSIWGRRMVNQAGNAWQGALGLIYTF, encoded by the coding sequence TTGGCTGCCCATAAGAAAAAAGGGAGAAGTCATGCCTCGTTTCCGGCTTGCCGCCGCCTGCCTTGTCATCGCCTGCCTGGCCGTCGGGTCCGTCGGGCCGGTCTTTGCCGCAACAGTCGCCATGTACGGCGATTTTCGCGTCCAGAGCACGTTTTTTGCAATCAAAATTATACCGGCTGGAACGCCAGCGGAACCCAGACCGAAGACCGGCTCAACATCTGGCAGCGGCTGCGGCTTCATGCCGATTTCATCGCCACCGAGAACCTATCCTTCCGGCTCGGTCTTTGGATCAACAACCAGACCTGGGGCCATGGCGAGCTGACGGCGACCAACCCGACCGTGGCCGTCCAGCCAAACCAAGCCTATCTCCGGTTCACCCTGCCGCAGACGCACGTCACGGTGACGGCCGGCTACCAGCCCCTGAGCCTGCCCCACTCGGCCGTCTTTTACGACTCCGTGGTCCTGGGGACCGATTCGGGCAACAGCAACGCCGCCGCCTTGGTCGTCAACGCCCCCCTGGTCGAGGACACGCTGTCCATAACGGCCGGCTACGCCCGGCTGGTCGACACGAATCGGACGTATGACACGACCACCACCCAGGTCGCCGACGAATTCGATCTGACCTTTCTCACCCTGCCGCTACGCGTCTCCGGCCTGCAACTGACGCCCTGGGGCGCTGTCGGCGTTCTTGGCCGCGCCGCCGCCCTGCCAAGTCCCCTGGCAAACAGCCTGCTCGCGGCAGGAGCGTCGCTGACGCCGACAGGTTTCGCCAACAACCAGAATGCGGCCATGTGGACCGGCGTCGCCCTGACCGCCGAGTTGCCGGCGCAGTTCAAAGTGTATGGCGACGCGGTCTACGGCACCGTCGGCTTTTCTGACCGGTCGCGTTGCGGCCGTCGTGGCTGGTTTGGGGATTTGGGCCTGGAATATGCCGGATTCACCGCGTTTGCGCCCCAGCTCCTCGGCTGGGCCGGCAGCGGCGAGGACGCCAGCCTGACGAACGGTTCCGAACGGCTGCCCTCCATCGTCACGCAGTGGGGGCCGCGGGGCTCGTTTCTTTTCAGCGCCGATCAGTACCTGACCCAGTCTTCGATGACCACCACGCCCCAGGGGAGCATGGGGCTGGTCCTCAATTTCGATCGCATAAGCCTGCTGCCGCGCCTGACCTCGGTCCTCGCCGTGTCCTACGCCGCCGGGACCAGTTCGCCGGCCGGCCTGTGCAAGGCCGTCGCCGCGACAGGAAGCCCCGGGGCCTACGTCACAATGGGCCAGGATCTGGCCCAGGGCGAGCGGCTCGTTTCGGTCGCCGCCGAGCATGTCTACGCGCTGACCGACGCCGTCAATCTGATCGCCGAGACGGGCTGGGCCCGGGGTGAAGGATTTCGCGGCAGCATCTGGGGCCGACGCATGGTCAATCAGGCCGGCAACGCCTGGCAGGGGGCCTTGGGACTCATCTACACGTTCTAG